The proteins below are encoded in one region of Flavobacterium sp. IMCC34852:
- a CDS encoding rhomboid family intramembrane serine protease: MLNLFLIGIILANVLISIKGFNDQLFFRKYQFHVGSIRAGEQIRMITSGFLHADEIHLAFNMLTLYFFAPIVFGMLGNFSFLLIYMASLIFGSLLTMVFHGNEYSYSAVGASGAVTGIIYSAILLAPGIEIYGFIPGYIFGFIYLLASIYGMKAKRDNIGHTAHFGGAIGGYAITLIKDPALFQNSTSTVVLLAIPIVILFVMAKTGRL, translated from the coding sequence ATGCTCAACCTATTTCTAATTGGTATTATTCTCGCCAATGTCCTCATAAGTATCAAAGGATTTAATGATCAATTGTTTTTTAGAAAATACCAATTTCATGTAGGCAGTATTCGAGCCGGAGAGCAAATAAGAATGATAACCTCAGGATTTTTACATGCCGATGAAATTCATTTGGCTTTTAACATGCTTACCCTGTATTTTTTTGCCCCAATTGTTTTTGGGATGCTCGGGAATTTTTCTTTTCTTCTGATTTATATGGCGAGTTTGATTTTCGGTAGTTTACTGACAATGGTCTTTCATGGCAATGAATATAGTTATAGTGCCGTAGGTGCTTCGGGAGCAGTGACCGGAATTATATATTCGGCCATATTGCTTGCACCCGGTATAGAGATTTATGGTTTTATACCCGGATATATTTTCGGATTCATTTATTTGTTGGCGTCTATTTATGGTATGAAAGCCAAGCGAGACAATATCGGACATACAGCGCATTTTGGCGGTGCAATCGGCGGTTATGCGATTACTTTAATAAAAGACCCGGCTTTGTTTCAAAACAGCACATCAACGGTGGTTTTATTGGCTATTCCGATTGTAATTTTATTTGTAATGGCCAAAACCGGCAGATTATAA
- a CDS encoding DUF4369 domain-containing protein has product MKKIILLVAVAVVLFACNNLGEGEYIITGNVKGMKTGLIFLEKQSPMGMGFTAIDTVKIEDGKFEIKGKTGEPEIHYLRFDKLQNKLPLILEGGEIDIEVDKDTLFKSKLSGTYNNEEFTNFNTESSKMQKAAQKKMKAFEAKNKALIEQVEKTRDTAIANKLRAEYEPIQKEIQKNMEEFTVGYAKTHPKSFISVLIVQMMMSNPKFTPKNIEDVFNSLDASLKKTKPAKSIKENLDALKKKPTPNQPSELIK; this is encoded by the coding sequence ATGAAAAAAATAATTCTTTTAGTAGCAGTAGCTGTAGTTCTTTTTGCCTGTAATAATTTGGGAGAAGGAGAATACATTATCACAGGAAATGTAAAAGGCATGAAAACAGGTTTGATTTTCTTAGAAAAACAAAGTCCAATGGGCATGGGATTCACTGCTATAGATACTGTGAAAATTGAAGATGGAAAGTTTGAAATTAAAGGTAAAACCGGCGAACCGGAAATTCATTACCTCAGATTTGATAAACTACAAAACAAACTTCCTTTAATTTTAGAAGGTGGTGAAATTGATATTGAAGTAGATAAAGACACCTTATTCAAATCAAAATTATCAGGAACTTACAATAATGAAGAGTTTACTAATTTCAATACTGAATCAAGCAAGATGCAAAAAGCGGCACAAAAGAAAATGAAAGCTTTTGAAGCCAAAAATAAAGCCTTGATTGAGCAAGTTGAAAAAACAAGAGACACAGCCATTGCAAACAAACTAAGAGCCGAATATGAGCCTATTCAAAAAGAGATTCAAAAAAACATGGAAGAATTTACGGTTGGTTATGCTAAAACTCACCCAAAATCATTCATCAGTGTGTTAATTGTTCAAATGATGATGAGTAATCCGAAGTTTACACCGAAAAACATTGAAGATGTTTTCAATTCATTAGATGCTTCTTTAAAGAAAACCAAGCCGGCAAAAAGTATAAAAGAGAATCTTGACGCGTTAAAAAAAAAACCGACGCCAAATCAACCCTCAGAGTTAATCAAATAG
- a CDS encoding TlpA family protein disulfide reductase, protein MVSLKESLGKVTLIDFWASWCMPCRKENPKVVALYNEFHSKGFNVISVSLDKDADQWKEAIAKDKLTWTQVSNLKEMEDPIAKQYGIELIPTTFLLDASGKIVGIDLPHEELKAKIQALLKTK, encoded by the coding sequence ATGGTGTCTTTAAAAGAAAGTCTTGGCAAAGTAACTTTGATTGATTTTTGGGCTTCGTGGTGTATGCCATGTCGAAAAGAAAATCCAAAAGTGGTCGCTTTATACAACGAGTTTCACAGCAAAGGATTCAATGTTATCAGTGTGTCTTTAGATAAAGATGCAGACCAATGGAAAGAAGCCATTGCTAAAGACAAACTAACTTGGACACAAGTTTCCAATTTAAAAGAAATGGAAGACCCGATTGCTAAGCAATACGGAATAGAGTTAATCCCTACCACTTTCTTATTAGATGCATCAGGAAAAATTGTTGGAATTGATTTACCTCACGAGGAATTGAAGGCCAAAATCCAAGCCCTTTTGAAAACAAAATAA
- a CDS encoding SIMPL domain-containing protein, whose product MKSKIHEYQKNKFNLMSKKAVLILALLVAGISNAQESKAQVPQISVTGEGKIKIIPDQAIVTVGFQNSGKDVKEVKTLNDEVVDKVIKFLKKSGVPATDYKTNNVSLGKSYDYEKKKSIFQANQTLSINLKDLSKYDEIMMGLNDAGINSIQGVEFKSSKMEDYEREARKKAILNAKQKANDYVSVLGQKVGKAILITDNSSVHIPMPYFKGNMMAMAAEADAPRETLAVGEIEIVTNVSVVFALE is encoded by the coding sequence ATGAAATCGAAGATTCACGAATACCAAAAAAACAAATTTAATCTCATGAGTAAAAAAGCAGTTTTAATTTTAGCCCTATTAGTCGCAGGTATTTCCAATGCGCAAGAATCAAAAGCCCAAGTACCACAAATTTCAGTCACCGGTGAGGGAAAAATAAAAATTATTCCCGATCAAGCTATAGTTACGGTTGGTTTCCAAAATTCAGGAAAAGACGTAAAAGAGGTAAAGACATTGAACGATGAAGTGGTCGATAAAGTAATCAAGTTTTTAAAGAAAAGTGGTGTTCCGGCCACGGATTATAAAACCAATAATGTTAGTTTGGGTAAGAGCTATGATTATGAAAAGAAAAAGTCAATTTTTCAAGCCAATCAAACTTTGAGCATCAACCTAAAAGATTTGTCAAAGTATGATGAAATTATGATGGGATTGAATGATGCCGGGATTAATTCAATTCAGGGTGTTGAATTCAAATCTTCTAAAATGGAGGATTATGAAAGAGAAGCCAGAAAAAAAGCCATATTAAATGCCAAACAAAAAGCTAATGATTATGTGTCGGTTTTAGGGCAAAAAGTGGGCAAAGCCATTTTGATTACAGATAATTCCAGTGTTCACATACCAATGCCTTATTTTAAAGGAAACATGATGGCAATGGCTGCAGAGGCTGATGCACCAAGAGAAACATTAGCTGTAGGTGAAATCGAGATTGTTACAAATGTGAGTGTAGTTTTCGCATTGGAGTAA